The following coding sequences are from one Mugil cephalus isolate CIBA_MC_2020 chromosome 9, CIBA_Mcephalus_1.1, whole genome shotgun sequence window:
- the LOC125013852 gene encoding trichohyalin-like codes for MADTYNPAQVWRVSNAPRPTGAFADNAPQPTEGHEGSAPQSTEMHIGNVPQVPTGAIKGNPPQLLTGAFTDNAPQVPTGALKDNAPQLPTGTFMGNAPQQPTGTFTGNAPQLPTGTFTGNAPKLPSEAFTGSTPQPTGVHKDNDPQPTRSYMGNVPQPTLAFMGNVTQYTCVHKGNAYQPRGTFTPNAHQPTGTLTPNANQLSGPLIPNAYQHSGPLISNAYQPTGALTPNANQLTGPLIPNAFQPSGPMIPNAFQPSGPMIPNAYQPSGPLIPNAYQPSGPLITNAYQPSGPLIPNVYQPSGPLIPNVYQPRATCTPNAYQPRGPLIPNAYQPTGTFPPNGYQPTGTFIPNAYQPRGTFTPNVHQPGGILPLNVPQPSALSMANPHFIQLQNQIEAYKDDNQFLRETTQFLHTHVLSLLRQRADLLNQLSESEKKIEIQVKLLAEARSQTVNNSSDANSSEANSQTDNNSSEASSQTDNNSSEASSQTDNNSSEASSQTDHNSSDAHSNEASSQIVSNSSEACSQTDNNSSEACSQTDNNSSEAYSQTDNNSSEACSQTDNNSSDAYFKEASSETVSNSSNYQQELNELKEFLHQRESEILLLKTEKQSLCDELMNLRKDEASKYSALEDTLRKEVEEEKMALQEDKNKQEKEMKALDETKEKVKEAIKKLKEEKKKMKQEKKQLKGGNIEPNETNTLEREKKEIMDTQIKLESIKKEMEEKIKKVAEEEKYLLGAKKELEKEKEVLKKQKQELEEGKQDLKEEMNELIDDKRDLTEDRRELEEEKKALREDKRELEEEKKALREDKRELEQEKNALIEAKKQVAQERKDLLEAKRELEEINELKPQEIEIHTETKEEKKEREKKEKNEKKEREKKEKEDKKEREKKEEVKKQREKKEEEEKKEREEKER; via the exons ATGGCTGACACTTACAACCCAGCACAAGTGTGGAGAGTGAGCAATGCTCCCCGACCCACAGGGGCATTCGCAGACAATGCTCCCCAACCCACAGAGGGGCATGAAGGCAGTGCTCCCCAATCAACAGAGATGCACATAGGCAATGTGCCCCAAGTACCCACTGGGGCAATCAAAGGCAATCCTCCCCAACTGCTCACTGGGGCATTCACAGACAATGCTCCCCAAGTACCCACCGGGGCACTCAAAGACAATGCTCCCCAACTACCCACAGGGACATTTATGGGCAATGCTCCCCAACAACCCACAGGGACATTCACGGGCAATGCTCCCCAACTACCCACAGGGACATTCACAGGCAATGCTCCCAAACTGCCCTCAGAGGCATTCACAGGCAGTACTCCCCAACCCACAGGGGTGCACAAGGACAATGACCCCCAACCCACAAGGTCATACATGGGCAATGTTCCACAACCCACATTGGCATTCATGGGCAATGTTACCCAATACACATGTGTGCACAAGGGCAATGCTTACCAACCCAGAGGGACATTCACCCCCAATGCTCACCAACCCACAGGGACATTAACCCCCAATGCTAACCAACTCAGTGGGCCACTGATCCCCAATGCTTACCAACACAGTGGGCCACTGATCTCCAATGCTTACCAACCCACAGGGGCATTAACCCCCAATGCTAACCAACTCACTGGGCCACTGATCCCCAATGCTTTCCAACCCAGTGGGCCAATGATCCCCAATGCTTTCCAACCCAGTGGGCCAATGATCCCCAATGCTTACCAACCCAGTGGGCCACTGATCCCCAATGCTTACCAACCCAGTGGGCCACTGATCACCAATGCTTACCAACCCAGTGGGCCGTTGATCCCCAATGTTTACCAACCCAGTGGGCCGTTGATCCCCAATGTTTACCAACCCAGAGCGACATGCACCCCCAATGCTTACCAACCCAGGGGGCCATTGATCCCCAATGCTTACCAACCTACAGGGACATTCCCCCCCAATGGTTACCAACCCACAGGGACATTCATCCCCAATGCTTATCAACCCAGAGGAACATTCACCCCCAATGTTCATCAACCCGGAGGGATCTTGCCCCTCAATGTTCCCCAACCTAGTGCACTGTCCATGGCCAACCCTCACTTTATTCAGCTGCAAAATCAAATTGAAGCATATAAAGATGACAATCAGTTTTTAAGGGAGACGACACAATTTTTGCACACCCATGTGCTCAGCCTGCTTCGACAAAGGGCAGACCTTTTGAACCAGCTGAGTGAGTCCgagaagaaaatagaaatacaggTGAAACTTCTGGCAGAGGCCCGCTCACAGACTGTCAATAATTCCAGTGATGCCAACTCCAGTGAGGCCAACTCACAGACTGACAATAACTCCAGTGAGGCCAGCTCACAGACTGACAATAACTCCAGTGAGGCCAGCTCACAGACTGACAATAACTCCAGTGAGGCCAGCTCACAGACTGACCATAACTCCAGTGATGCACACTCAAATGAGGCCAGCTCACAGATTGTCAGTAACTCCAGTGAGGCCTGTTCACAGACGGACAATAACTCCAGTGAGGCTTGCTCACAGACGGACAATAACTCCAGTGAGGCCTACTCACAGACAGACAATAACTCCAGTGAGGCCTGCTCACAGACAGACAATAACTCCAGTGATGCCTACTTCAAAGAGGCCAGCTCAGAGACTGTCAGTAACTCCAGTAACTACCAGCAGGAGTTAAATGAGCTGAAGGAGTTTCTTCaccagagagagagtgaaattCTGCTCCTCAAAACTGAGAAGCAAAGTCTCTGTGATGAACTGATGAACCTCAGGAAAGATGAGGCCTCAAAATACAGTGCCCTGGAGGACACATTGAGAAAAgaagtggaagaggagaagatggcgctccaggaggacaaaaacaaacaggaaaaggaaatgaaagctCTGGATGAGAccaaagaaaaagttaaagaggccattaaaaagctgaaggaagaaaagaaaaagatgaagcaaGAGAAGAAACAACTCAAGGGGGGAAACATAGAACCAAATGAAACTAACACattggagagagaaaagaaagaaattatggACACACAGATTAAACTAGAGTCCATAAAgaaggaaatggaggaaaagattAAGAAagtggcagaggaggagaaataccTGTTAGGAGCAAAGAAGGAattggagaaggagaaggaagttctgaaaaagcaaaagcaagaaCTGGAAGAAGGGAAACAAGAtctgaaagaggaaatgaacGAACTCATAGACGACAAGAGAGATCTGACAGAGGATAGAAGAGaactggaagaggagaagaaagctctgagagaggataaaagagaactagaagaggagaagaaagctcTGAGAGAGGATAAAAGAGAACTAGAACAGGAGAAGAACGCTCTGATTGAAGCCAAGAAACAGGTGGCTCAAGAGAGGAAAGATCTGTTGGAGGCAAAGAGAGAACTGGAGGAGATCAATGAGCTGAAGCCTCAAGAGATAGAGATACATacagagacaaaagaagaaaagaaagagagagaaaagaaagaaaaaaatgagaagaaagagagggaaaagaaagaaaaggaagacaagaaagagagggaaaagaaagaa gaagtgaagaaacagagagagaagaaagaagaggaagagaagaaagagagagaagagaaagaaagg